In a genomic window of Bemisia tabaci chromosome 1, PGI_BMITA_v3:
- the LOC109040441 gene encoding putative protein MSS51 homolog, mitochondrial isoform X2: protein MGKNNKTKKRQVFSKTERPDSNCAQNINTNPVKLAPENQLETREVVNEDATAGHDSGNNDEKRIQQINLTWFSKPRTTFFSTLCHVCKDSRADVVCPKCHLIRYCSIEHRKAHWYSHADICRAVQHLMAREQEDHIFNQASGLSAQEFRLFRYNLLVECQNSVERQLQLWEREMFLYPAVCTFCHNPSTKILETCNRCRMAAFCPAHKDKSAEHEEWCDVLTLLRDFAISEWKNGAIQIKLPMEMSEKNLRIPETFENILDSCNITDVFERIQLTQLITAPLTVLFGADDLFRPPTGSRKQFVVHLIGAEVEFELEPVQKWELFFQHLVPELESLKLVLIGPELLESQVGEKFVGCAECKRRNKSLDVIFESGLLYHEYITTEKYIKPDLVCIFNPGLSRLTGYNEEDSWSDTISVMFQENVPVVMTEYTEFEITSDLKRIQDIASVNILKAPQKNPFSSHRPYRNFISDDCIPVIFKNYYICVMIATRAVN, encoded by the coding sequence ATggggaaaaataacaaaacGAAGAAACGCCAAGTGTTTTCTAAAACTGAGAGGCCTGATTCGAACTGTGCACAAAATATAAACACAAATCCTGTAAAACTTGCACCTGAAAATCAACTCGAAACTCGTGAGGTGGTGAACGAGGATGCAACTGCTGGCCATGATTCGGGAAATAACGACGAGAAACGTATCCAACAGATCAACTTGACTTGGTTTTCTAAACCaagaacaacatttttctcaacGTTATGTCACGTGTGCAAAGATTCGAGAGCCGATGTCGTTTGCCCAAAATGCCACTTGATACGATACTGTTCTATCGAGCACAGAAAAGCGCACTGGTACTCACATGCAGACATTTGCCGTGCGGTGCAGCATCTCATGGCTCGAGAGCAGGAGGATCATATTTTCAACCAGGCCTCAGGCCTCTCAGCACAAGAATTCAGACTTTTCCGGTACAACCTTCTTGTGGAGTGCCAGAATTCTGTAGAGCGGCAACTACAGTTATGGGAGCGAGAAATGTTCCTCTACCCAGCCGTGTGTACATTTTGTCATAACCCCTCGACAAAAATTCTCGAGACGTGCAATCGGTGCAGGATGGCTGCATTCTGTCCAGCGCACAAAGACAAATCAGCCGAACATGAGGAATGGTGCGATGTCCTAACGCTTCTTCGTGACTTTGCGATTAGTGAATGGAAAAACGGCGCTATTCAAATTAAGCTTCCTATGGAAATGTCGGAGAAGAATTTGAGGATTCCAGAGACTTTCGAAAATATCCTCGACAGCTGCAATATCACGGATGTTTTTGAGCGTATTCAGCTGACTCAGCTCATTACCGCTCCTCTAACAGTTTTATTCGGGGCTGATGATCTTTTCAGGCCGCCCACGGGATCGCGGAAACAATTCGTGGTGCATTTAATAGGGGCTGAAGTTGAGTTTGAATTGGAGCCTGTTCAGAAATGGGAATTATTTTTCCAGCATTTAGTTCCCGAATTAGAGTCACTGAAGTTAGTGCTGATAGGGCCAGAGCTTTTGGAATCTCAAGTTGGTGAGAAGTTTGTTGGTTGCGCTGAGTGTAAAAGGAGAAACAAATCGTTAGACGTAATTTTCGAGTCAGGGTTGTTGTATCATGAGTATATTACTACAGAAAAGTATATAAAACCAGATTTAGTTTGTATTTTTAATCCTGGGCTGAGTCGACTTACTGGTTATAATGAGGAAGACTCATGGTCAGATACCATCAGTGTCATGTTCCAAGAAAATGTACCAGTTGTGATGACTGAATACACAGAATTTGAAATTACATCCGATCTGAAACGGATTCAGGATATAGCGAGTGTAAATATTCTAAAAGCCCCACAGAAAAACCCTTTTTCCAGTCATAGACCTTACCGCAACTTTATTAGTGATGACTGTATCCCTGTGATATTTAAGAATTATTATATCTGTGTTATGATAGCTACAAGGGCTGTCAATTAG
- the LOC109040252 gene encoding methyl-CpG-binding domain protein 4, translated as MGDTTHSIVVSPFFQISSPTDNEPLNDSDETIAKFSNSSCNNESCSSQETPPLTPTSKVKTKTTFSPRYARRPGKKYAAAVKKPAHTKEVKSPYFASELDSSERIKQEEDPSRQRDTWIPPRSPYALIQEDLFANPWQLLIATIFLTKTRAQLAITPLLKFLDKWPTPENLLKANFDEIHEILQPLGLGALRSRTILRFTKEFLEKDWRYPIELYGIGKYGNDSYRMFCVNEWRDVTPTDIPLSKYKVWLTMNEERLGLK; from the exons ATGGGTGACACAACTCACTCTATTGTTGTGAGTCCCTTTTTTCAAATCAGTTCTCCCACCGATAATGAGCCGCTGAATGATTCAGATGAGACTATTGCAAAGTTCTCTAACTCCAGTTGCAATAATGAATCTTGTAGTTCACAGGAAACTCCTCCTCTAACCCCAACCAGTAaagtgaaaacaaaaacaacattCTCTCCCCGATATGCGCGCAGGCCAGGGAAGAAGTATGCTGCTGCTGTGAAGAAACCTGCTCACACGAAAGAAGTAAAAAGTCCATATTTTGCCTCAGAACTTGATTCGTCTGAGAGGATCAAGCAGGAAGAAGACCCGTCACGTCAAAGAGACACATGGATCCCTCCCAGATCTCCATATGCTCTAATTCAAGAGGATTTGTTTGCCAATCCTTGGCAACTTCTCATTGCAACTATATTCTTAACCAAAACTCGAG CCCAACTAGCCATCACACCTCTTCTGAAATTCCTAGACAAGTGGCCAACTCCTGAAAATCTTCTGAaagcaaattttgatgagattCATGAAATTCTACAGCCTCTTGGACTTGGCGCACTTCGGAGCCGTACAATCTTGCGCTTTACTA aagaatttttggaaaaagacTGGCGCTATCcaattgaattgtatggaatcGGAAAGTACGGGAATGACTCGTATCGGATGTTCTGTGTCAATGAGTGGCGAGATGTCACACCAACAGATATTCCCCTTTCAAAGTACAAAGTGTGGTTAACCATGAACGAGGAAAGACTGGGGTTAAAGTAG
- the LOC109040441 gene encoding putative protein MSS51 homolog, mitochondrial isoform X1, which translates to MCKEMGKNNKTKKRQVFSKTERPDSNCAQNINTNPVKLAPENQLETREVVNEDATAGHDSGNNDEKRIQQINLTWFSKPRTTFFSTLCHVCKDSRADVVCPKCHLIRYCSIEHRKAHWYSHADICRAVQHLMAREQEDHIFNQASGLSAQEFRLFRYNLLVECQNSVERQLQLWEREMFLYPAVCTFCHNPSTKILETCNRCRMAAFCPAHKDKSAEHEEWCDVLTLLRDFAISEWKNGAIQIKLPMEMSEKNLRIPETFENILDSCNITDVFERIQLTQLITAPLTVLFGADDLFRPPTGSRKQFVVHLIGAEVEFELEPVQKWELFFQHLVPELESLKLVLIGPELLESQVGEKFVGCAECKRRNKSLDVIFESGLLYHEYITTEKYIKPDLVCIFNPGLSRLTGYNEEDSWSDTISVMFQENVPVVMTEYTEFEITSDLKRIQDIASVNILKAPQKNPFSSHRPYRNFISDDCIPVIFKNYYICVMIATRAVN; encoded by the exons ATGTGCAAAG AAATggggaaaaataacaaaacGAAGAAACGCCAAGTGTTTTCTAAAACTGAGAGGCCTGATTCGAACTGTGCACAAAATATAAACACAAATCCTGTAAAACTTGCACCTGAAAATCAACTCGAAACTCGTGAGGTGGTGAACGAGGATGCAACTGCTGGCCATGATTCGGGAAATAACGACGAGAAACGTATCCAACAGATCAACTTGACTTGGTTTTCTAAACCaagaacaacatttttctcaacGTTATGTCACGTGTGCAAAGATTCGAGAGCCGATGTCGTTTGCCCAAAATGCCACTTGATACGATACTGTTCTATCGAGCACAGAAAAGCGCACTGGTACTCACATGCAGACATTTGCCGTGCGGTGCAGCATCTCATGGCTCGAGAGCAGGAGGATCATATTTTCAACCAGGCCTCAGGCCTCTCAGCACAAGAATTCAGACTTTTCCGGTACAACCTTCTTGTGGAGTGCCAGAATTCTGTAGAGCGGCAACTACAGTTATGGGAGCGAGAAATGTTCCTCTACCCAGCCGTGTGTACATTTTGTCATAACCCCTCGACAAAAATTCTCGAGACGTGCAATCGGTGCAGGATGGCTGCATTCTGTCCAGCGCACAAAGACAAATCAGCCGAACATGAGGAATGGTGCGATGTCCTAACGCTTCTTCGTGACTTTGCGATTAGTGAATGGAAAAACGGCGCTATTCAAATTAAGCTTCCTATGGAAATGTCGGAGAAGAATTTGAGGATTCCAGAGACTTTCGAAAATATCCTCGACAGCTGCAATATCACGGATGTTTTTGAGCGTATTCAGCTGACTCAGCTCATTACCGCTCCTCTAACAGTTTTATTCGGGGCTGATGATCTTTTCAGGCCGCCCACGGGATCGCGGAAACAATTCGTGGTGCATTTAATAGGGGCTGAAGTTGAGTTTGAATTGGAGCCTGTTCAGAAATGGGAATTATTTTTCCAGCATTTAGTTCCCGAATTAGAGTCACTGAAGTTAGTGCTGATAGGGCCAGAGCTTTTGGAATCTCAAGTTGGTGAGAAGTTTGTTGGTTGCGCTGAGTGTAAAAGGAGAAACAAATCGTTAGACGTAATTTTCGAGTCAGGGTTGTTGTATCATGAGTATATTACTACAGAAAAGTATATAAAACCAGATTTAGTTTGTATTTTTAATCCTGGGCTGAGTCGACTTACTGGTTATAATGAGGAAGACTCATGGTCAGATACCATCAGTGTCATGTTCCAAGAAAATGTACCAGTTGTGATGACTGAATACACAGAATTTGAAATTACATCCGATCTGAAACGGATTCAGGATATAGCGAGTGTAAATATTCTAAAAGCCCCACAGAAAAACCCTTTTTCCAGTCATAGACCTTACCGCAACTTTATTAGTGATGACTGTATCCCTGTGATATTTAAGAATTATTATATCTGTGTTATGATAGCTACAAGGGCTGTCAATTAG